The following are encoded in a window of Lampris incognitus isolate fLamInc1 chromosome 15, fLamInc1.hap2, whole genome shotgun sequence genomic DNA:
- the slc25a47a gene encoding solute carrier family 25 member 47-A isoform X1: MHIADFLAGSIGGACGVAVGYPLDTVKVRIQTQKQFIGIWQCVYTTFSKEGVHGFFKGMSLPVTTISMTSSVVFGTYRNCLQCMSQLRGAARGPNTKVEVFLSGMAGGIAQIFVMSPGDIVKVRLQCQTESMRSGAKPKYYGPVHCLLCIIKEEGILGLYRGAVPLMLRDGPSYATYFLTYTTICKWLTQSGKKGPEWSGVMLAGGVAGMAGWTVGTPMDVVKARLQMDGARERKRYKGFFHCISQTVQTEGAGVFFKSWGINCLRAFPVNMVVFVTYEVLISLLQARPDPVDPPSVEFE, translated from the exons ATGCATATTGCTGACTTTTTGGCTGGCTCTATCGGAG GAGCATGCGGAGTTGCAGTAGGCTACCCTCTGGACACTGTAAAG GTCAGGATACAGACACAAAAGCAATTCATAGGAATATGGCAGTGTGTATACACAACATTTTCAAAGGAAGGG GTGCATGGCTTCTTCAAAGGCATGTCATTGCCAGTGACCACCATCTCCATGACTTCTTCGGTGGTGTTTGGCACCTACAGGAACTGCCTGCAGTGCATGAGCCAATTACGAGGAGCTGCTAGGGGTCCGAACACCAAAGTAGAGGTGTTCCTCTCAGGAATGGCAGGGGGGATAGCTCAG ATATTTGTGATGTCACCAGGTGACATTGTTAAAGTACGCCTGCAATGTCAGACGGAATCCATGCGATCCGGTGCCAAGCCAAAGTACTATGGACCAGTTCACTGTCTGCTGTGCATCATCAAAGAGGAGGGGATCCTGGGCCTGTACAGAGGGGCTGTTCCTCTCATGCTAAGAGATGGGCCATCCTATGCCACATACTTTTTGACTTACACAACCATTTGCAAGTGGCTGACACAAAGTGGCAAAAAAGGACCAG AATGGAGTGGTGTGATGCTGGCTGGTGGAGTAGCTGGAATGGCAGGTTGGACTGTGGGCACACCCATGGATGTGGTCAAAGCCCGTCTACAGATGGATGGAGCAAGGGAGAGAAAGCGGTACAAGGGCTTTTTCCATTGCATTAGCCAAACTGTGCAGACGGAGGGAGCAGGTGTGTTCTTCAAGAGCTGGGGCATCAACTGTCTGCGGGCATTCCCTGTCAATATGGTGGTGTTTGTTACATATGAGGTCCTCATCAGTCTCCTCCAAGCCAGGCCTGACCCTGTAGACCCACCTAGTGTGGAATTTGAATAA
- the slc25a47a gene encoding solute carrier family 25 member 47-A isoform X2, with the protein MSLPVTTISMTSSVVFGTYRNCLQCMSQLRGAARGPNTKVEVFLSGMAGGIAQIFVMSPGDIVKVRLQCQTESMRSGAKPKYYGPVHCLLCIIKEEGILGLYRGAVPLMLRDGPSYATYFLTYTTICKWLTQSGKKGPEWSGVMLAGGVAGMAGWTVGTPMDVVKARLQMDGARERKRYKGFFHCISQTVQTEGAGVFFKSWGINCLRAFPVNMVVFVTYEVLISLLQARPDPVDPPSVEFE; encoded by the exons ATGTCATTGCCAGTGACCACCATCTCCATGACTTCTTCGGTGGTGTTTGGCACCTACAGGAACTGCCTGCAGTGCATGAGCCAATTACGAGGAGCTGCTAGGGGTCCGAACACCAAAGTAGAGGTGTTCCTCTCAGGAATGGCAGGGGGGATAGCTCAG ATATTTGTGATGTCACCAGGTGACATTGTTAAAGTACGCCTGCAATGTCAGACGGAATCCATGCGATCCGGTGCCAAGCCAAAGTACTATGGACCAGTTCACTGTCTGCTGTGCATCATCAAAGAGGAGGGGATCCTGGGCCTGTACAGAGGGGCTGTTCCTCTCATGCTAAGAGATGGGCCATCCTATGCCACATACTTTTTGACTTACACAACCATTTGCAAGTGGCTGACACAAAGTGGCAAAAAAGGACCAG AATGGAGTGGTGTGATGCTGGCTGGTGGAGTAGCTGGAATGGCAGGTTGGACTGTGGGCACACCCATGGATGTGGTCAAAGCCCGTCTACAGATGGATGGAGCAAGGGAGAGAAAGCGGTACAAGGGCTTTTTCCATTGCATTAGCCAAACTGTGCAGACGGAGGGAGCAGGTGTGTTCTTCAAGAGCTGGGGCATCAACTGTCTGCGGGCATTCCCTGTCAATATGGTGGTGTTTGTTACATATGAGGTCCTCATCAGTCTCCTCCAAGCCAGGCCTGACCCTGTAGACCCACCTAGTGTGGAATTTGAATAA